A single region of the Aptenodytes patagonicus chromosome 7, bAptPat1.pri.cur, whole genome shotgun sequence genome encodes:
- the ARF6 gene encoding ADP-ribosylation factor 6, with protein MGKVLSKIFGNKEMRILMLGLDAAGKTTILYKLKLGQSVTTIPTVGFNVETVTYKNVKFNVWDVGGQDKIRPLWRHYYTGTQGLIFVVDCADRDRIDEARQELHRIINDREMRDAIILIFANKQDLPDAMKPHEIQEKLGLTRIRDRNWYVQPSCATTGDGLYEGLTWLTSNYKS; from the coding sequence ATGGGCAAGGTGCTGTCCAAGATCTTCGGCAACAAGGAGATGCGGATCCTGATGCTGGGTCTGGACGCGGCTGGTAAAACCACCATCCTGTACAAACTGAAGCTGGGCCAGTCCGTCACCACCATCCCCACCGTGGGCTTCAACGTGGAGACGGTTACTTACAAAAACGTCAAGTTCAACGTGTGGGATGTCGGGGGCCAGGACAAGATCCGTCCCCTCTGGAGGCACTACTACACGGGCACGCAAGGGTTGATCTTTGTGGTGGACTGCGCCGATCGCGACCGCATCGACGAGGCCCGCCAGGAGCTCCACCGCATTATCAACGACAGGGAGATGCGGGACGCCATCATCCTCATCTTCGCCaacaagcaggacctgcctgatGCCATGAAACCCCATGAAATCCAGGAGAAACTGGGCCTGACCCGAATCAGGGATAGGAATTGGTACGTGCAGCCCTCCTGTGCTACTACAGGGGATGGACTCTATGAAGGGCTGACATGGTTAACATCCAATTATAAATCCTAA